The following coding sequences are from one Microbulbifer sp. TB1203 window:
- a CDS encoding RHS repeat-associated core domain-containing protein, which translates to MGDYRYGSQCADGYGPHAVCEASDGVAYQYDANGNMEREYYIEGEATRRSLWYSTFDKPLWIEKDGHVTEFQYAPDRSRYLRIDTDSSGRRTETRYIGNVEKITRPDDTVEIKRYLPGGAVVTITADKRESRYLHKDHLGSVDVITDFKGSVVQQMSFDTWGQRRNAQSWNALITAELKGFDSSLTTRGYTGHEMLDQVGLIHMNGRIYDPRLGRFLQADPFVQAASDTQMFNRYSYVRNNPLNATDPSGHFLFELFAVAASVWLDQQIIKAMPDPMAQMVQIIGTAVTSAVCGPCSIGWNAYFSAQRGYAKTGDFGAALRAGAISAISSAAFYAVGTYVPEGTERIFAHAMVGGVMAELQGGKFGHGFTAAGFTALAADAGLMGEPGQGPTFDGTLTAAVIGGTASVLSGGKFANGAVTGAFSYALNHSLHQRKSCSGQMCHGSVSGDKRSLWEKLTSWHFEGRDARNAKFESLSLEGVSNSEEWSEMSGVQASAHQDPSTKSLERKFIHNSSGAELVFNGDTGALLTNPAYKGTYNYINAVAWKDVDGPLSFGAFVVKGAGHFAVDYVPWALGGNVRGDG; encoded by the coding sequence GTGGGTGACTACCGCTACGGCAGCCAGTGCGCCGATGGCTACGGCCCCCACGCTGTCTGTGAAGCCTCCGACGGCGTGGCTTACCAATACGATGCCAACGGCAATATGGAAAGGGAGTACTACATCGAAGGCGAAGCCACAAGGCGCAGCCTGTGGTACAGCACCTTCGACAAGCCGCTGTGGATCGAAAAGGATGGTCATGTCACCGAGTTCCAATACGCTCCCGACAGAAGTCGTTACCTGCGCATAGATACCGACAGCAGTGGCAGGCGCACCGAGACCCGCTATATCGGCAACGTGGAGAAGATCACCCGTCCCGATGATACCGTAGAGATAAAACGCTACCTGCCCGGCGGCGCCGTGGTGACCATAACGGCCGATAAGCGGGAAAGCCGCTACCTGCACAAGGATCACCTGGGATCGGTGGATGTGATTACCGATTTCAAAGGCTCAGTGGTGCAGCAGATGTCCTTCGATACCTGGGGGCAGCGGCGGAATGCGCAGAGCTGGAACGCACTGATTACAGCTGAACTGAAGGGTTTCGATAGCAGTCTCACTACCCGGGGATATACCGGGCACGAAATGCTGGATCAGGTGGGCTTGATCCATATGAACGGGCGGATCTATGATCCGAGGCTCGGGCGGTTCCTGCAGGCGGATCCGTTTGTGCAGGCAGCGTCGGATACGCAGATGTTCAATCGGTATAGCTACGTGCGGAATAATCCGCTGAATGCTACGGATCCGAGTGGTCACTTTTTATTCGAGCTGTTTGCTGTAGCTGCGTCGGTCTGGCTTGATCAGCAGATCATTAAAGCTATGCCGGACCCCATGGCACAAATGGTGCAGATCATTGGTACCGCGGTGACGAGTGCTGTGTGTGGCCCATGCTCAATAGGCTGGAACGCATACTTCAGTGCACAGCGCGGCTATGCCAAAACAGGTGACTTCGGTGCGGCGTTACGTGCAGGTGCCATATCGGCTATTAGTTCTGCTGCCTTTTATGCCGTTGGAACCTATGTGCCCGAAGGAACCGAACGTATCTTTGCTCATGCTATGGTCGGTGGAGTAATGGCTGAGCTCCAAGGCGGTAAGTTCGGGCATGGATTTACTGCTGCAGGGTTTACGGCATTGGCAGCTGATGCTGGCCTTATGGGGGAACCGGGACAAGGGCCGACTTTTGACGGAACTCTTACAGCGGCGGTAATTGGCGGGACGGCTTCTGTTTTGTCGGGGGGTAAGTTCGCAAATGGAGCTGTAACTGGTGCATTTAGTTATGCGTTAAATCATTCATTACATCAGAGAAAATCTTGCTCAGGCCAGATGTGTCATGGGTCAGTGTCTGGTGATAAGAGAAGTTTATGGGAAAAACTTACTTCTTGGCACTTTGAGGGCCGTGATGCAAGGAATGCAAAGTTTGAGTCGTTGTCACTGGAGGGTGTCTCTAATAGTGAGGAATGGAGCGAGATGTCAGGAGTGCAAGCGTCGGCTCATCAAGATCCAAGCACCAAAAGTCTCGAGCGTAAGTTTATTCATAATTCTTCCGGCGCGGAATTGGTTTTTAATGGGGATACTGGGGCATTACTAACAAATCCTGCATATAAAGGGACATATAATTATATTAATGCTGTTGCATGGAAGGATGTAGATGGCCCCTTAAGTTTTGGTGCGTTTGTAGTAAAGGGGGCTGGGCATTTTGCGGTGGATTACGTTCCTTGGGCTTTAGGTGGAAATGTACGCGGAGATGGATAG
- a CDS encoding non-reducing end alpha-L-arabinofuranosidase family hydrolase: MNAIKRSLAAVLLCLAWPTVHAAQGSMTIVNDWGSGFEGQVTVINDGSSTLSNWTAEFDMAISINNIWSAQIQWSSGNHFVIGPAAWNANIAPGASATFGFTASPGNLSAVSVTVSGDGDTSSSSSSSSSSSSSSSSSSSSSSSSSGGNNAITVRALGTTGTESITLRVGGTDVQSWTLTTAMMDYTATTNLEGDVIVAFTNDNDGDADVQIDFVQVNGQVRQAENQSENTGAWGNNQCGGGSNTEWLHCNGHINFGPVSGNGQACDLPGSLNWTSSQPLITPKNGKVSVKDPTIINYNGRYHVISTVYDTAYRSIYLNFTDFNQAAAADQLNFAPGGSSTVAPQVFYFAPQNKWYLISQWPGKYSTNTDITNPNGWTSPQTLLAGEPNGSLDFWVICDDANCYLFFSRDDGALYMSKTTIGNFPNFSGYTTVMSGAQNVLFEAANVYKLQGLNKYLLMVEGWQSGPRFFRAWTSSSLDGPWTAYKTSESDPFVGSSNVSFPGGRWTNDISHGEMIRAGYDQKMEIDACNMQYLYQGVDPNSTNVDYNLLPWKLGLLTTN, encoded by the coding sequence ATGAATGCTATCAAGCGCAGCCTAGCTGCAGTACTTTTGTGCCTGGCGTGGCCGACGGTCCACGCCGCACAAGGCTCCATGACCATCGTCAACGACTGGGGCTCGGGTTTCGAGGGCCAAGTGACGGTCATCAACGACGGCAGCAGTACGCTGTCGAACTGGACGGCCGAATTCGACATGGCCATCTCCATCAACAACATCTGGAGCGCGCAGATCCAGTGGAGCAGCGGGAACCATTTCGTGATCGGGCCGGCCGCGTGGAACGCCAACATAGCGCCCGGCGCCTCGGCGACGTTCGGTTTCACCGCCTCGCCCGGCAACCTGTCCGCGGTCAGTGTCACGGTCAGCGGCGACGGTGATACAAGTTCCAGCTCATCCAGCAGCTCTTCGAGCAGTAGTTCTTCGAGCAGTTCCAGTTCCTCAAGCAGTTCAAGTTCCGGCGGTAACAACGCGATCACCGTTCGCGCCCTCGGCACCACCGGCACCGAGTCGATCACCCTGCGGGTGGGCGGCACCGATGTGCAGAGCTGGACGCTGACCACCGCCATGATGGACTACACCGCCACCACCAACCTGGAAGGCGATGTCATCGTGGCCTTCACCAACGACAACGACGGCGATGCCGACGTGCAGATTGATTTCGTGCAGGTCAACGGCCAAGTCCGCCAGGCCGAGAACCAGAGCGAGAACACCGGCGCCTGGGGCAACAACCAGTGTGGCGGAGGTTCGAACACCGAATGGCTGCACTGCAACGGCCACATCAACTTCGGCCCCGTCTCGGGCAACGGCCAGGCATGCGATCTGCCCGGTTCCTTGAACTGGACCTCCAGTCAACCGTTAATCACACCGAAGAACGGCAAGGTATCGGTGAAGGACCCGACGATCATTAATTACAATGGTCGGTATCATGTAATCTCGACGGTTTATGACACTGCCTATAGATCCATTTACCTGAACTTTACCGATTTCAACCAAGCGGCCGCCGCGGATCAACTTAACTTTGCACCCGGCGGAAGTTCCACCGTCGCTCCGCAAGTGTTCTACTTCGCGCCTCAGAACAAGTGGTACCTCATTTCGCAATGGCCCGGTAAATACTCGACCAACACGGACATCACTAATCCGAACGGCTGGACCTCGCCGCAAACCCTGTTAGCTGGAGAGCCCAATGGTTCCCTGGATTTCTGGGTGATTTGTGATGATGCGAATTGTTACCTGTTCTTCTCGCGGGATGACGGCGCGTTGTACATGAGCAAAACCACCATTGGCAATTTCCCGAACTTCAGTGGTTACACAACAGTCATGTCCGGTGCGCAGAACGTGCTGTTTGAAGCCGCCAATGTGTATAAACTGCAGGGGCTTAACAAATACCTTCTGATGGTGGAAGGCTGGCAATCAGGTCCACGCTTCTTCAGAGCCTGGACCTCGAGCAGCCTGGACGGACCCTGGACGGCTTATAAGACTTCGGAGTCCGATCCCTTTGTGGGCTCAAGCAATGTTTCTTTCCCCGGTGGCCGGTGGACAAACGATATCAGCCACGGTGAAATGATCCGGGCCGGCTATGACCAGAAAATGGAAATCGACGCGTGCAATATGCAGTATTTGTATCAGGGCGTTGATCCCAACAGCACTAACGTGGATTACAACCTGCTGCCGTGGAAACTCGGCTTGTTAACCACCAATTAA
- a CDS encoding CoA-acylating methylmalonate-semialdehyde dehydrogenase, which produces MNTIGHLINGEQVNREGDRHQDIANPSTNEVSARVCLASRATVGEAIAAAQAAYPAWRNTPPIKRARLMFRLKDLLEENAEKICQLITHEHGKVFNDAMGELQRGIENVEYACSIPELLKGEHSKNVGPAIDSWSEFQPLGVCAGITPFNFPAMVPLWMWPMAIACGNTFVLKPSERDPSSALFIAQLGLEAGIPAGVLNVVNGDKEAVDTLLTDSRVQAVSFVGSTPIAEYVYTTGNANGKRVQAFGGAKNHAVVMPDADLDNAVNALMGAAYGSCGERCMAISVAVAVGDATADSLIEKLKEQIAKLKVGDGMDNGNDMGPLVTRAHKEKVEGYIAKGLEEGAELVVDGRGLTVPGFESGNYLGACLFDKVTPEMTIHSDEIFGPVLCVMRAKTMQEAMEIVDAHEYGNGTCIFTRDGEAARYFSDNIKVGMVGINVPLPVPVAYHSFGGWKRSLFGDLHAYGPDSVRFYTKRKTVTQRWPASGVREGVQFTFPSNG; this is translated from the coding sequence ATGAACACCATCGGCCACCTGATCAACGGCGAACAGGTCAACCGCGAAGGCGACCGCCACCAGGACATTGCCAACCCCTCCACCAATGAAGTGAGCGCGCGCGTATGCCTGGCGAGCCGGGCCACCGTGGGCGAAGCCATCGCCGCGGCCCAGGCCGCCTACCCCGCCTGGCGCAATACCCCGCCAATCAAGCGGGCGAGGCTCATGTTCCGCCTCAAGGACCTGCTGGAAGAGAATGCAGAGAAAATCTGCCAATTGATCACCCACGAACACGGCAAAGTATTCAACGACGCCATGGGCGAACTGCAGCGCGGTATCGAAAATGTGGAGTACGCCTGCAGCATACCGGAGCTATTAAAAGGCGAGCACAGCAAAAACGTCGGCCCCGCCATCGACTCCTGGAGCGAATTCCAGCCCCTGGGCGTCTGTGCCGGCATCACCCCGTTCAACTTCCCGGCCATGGTGCCCCTGTGGATGTGGCCCATGGCCATCGCCTGCGGCAACACCTTTGTACTCAAGCCCTCGGAGCGCGACCCCAGCTCCGCGCTGTTTATCGCCCAACTGGGGCTGGAGGCGGGCATACCCGCCGGCGTGCTCAATGTGGTCAACGGCGATAAAGAGGCAGTGGACACACTGCTCACCGATTCCCGCGTACAGGCGGTGAGCTTCGTCGGCTCTACGCCGATAGCCGAGTACGTCTATACCACCGGCAACGCCAACGGCAAACGGGTACAGGCTTTCGGTGGAGCGAAAAACCACGCCGTCGTAATGCCGGACGCGGACCTGGACAACGCGGTCAACGCGCTGATGGGCGCCGCCTATGGCTCCTGTGGCGAGCGATGCATGGCCATCTCCGTCGCCGTCGCCGTGGGCGACGCCACCGCCGACTCACTGATCGAAAAACTCAAAGAGCAGATCGCCAAATTGAAAGTGGGCGACGGCATGGACAACGGCAACGATATGGGCCCGCTGGTCACCCGCGCGCACAAGGAAAAAGTCGAAGGCTATATCGCCAAGGGGCTGGAGGAAGGCGCGGAACTGGTGGTGGACGGCCGCGGCCTGACAGTACCCGGCTTTGAAAGCGGCAACTACCTGGGCGCCTGCCTGTTCGACAAAGTCACCCCGGAAATGACCATTCACTCCGACGAGATCTTCGGCCCGGTGTTGTGTGTGATGCGCGCGAAAACCATGCAGGAGGCGATGGAAATCGTCGACGCCCACGAATACGGCAACGGCACCTGCATCTTCACCCGCGACGGCGAGGCCGCACGCTACTTCTCCGACAATATCAAGGTGGGCATGGTGGGCATCAACGTCCCCCTGCCGGTACCGGTGGCCTACCACAGCTTCGGCGGCTGGAAACGCTCGCTCTTCGGCGACCTGCACGCCTACGGGCCGGATTCGGTGCGTTTTTACACCAAGCGCAAGACTGTGACCCAGCGCTGGCCGGCTAGTGGGGTGCGGGAGGGGGTGCAGTTTACTTTTCCCAGTAACGGCTGA
- a CDS encoding metal-dependent hydrolase, whose amino-acid sequence MASAFSHVIIPAVIYAAFKSGSINIRLLVVAAALSVLPDLDVVAFKFGIPYESQWGHRGFGVFQDSCRLFSLRCDFGFWFFFLWI is encoded by the coding sequence ATGGCATCAGCCTTTTCCCATGTCATCATTCCCGCTGTGATTTACGCTGCTTTTAAAAGTGGTTCGATCAATATTCGACTACTCGTCGTCGCAGCCGCACTCTCCGTACTTCCCGACCTGGACGTTGTTGCCTTTAAGTTTGGCATCCCCTACGAATCGCAATGGGGGCACCGGGGGTTCGGCGTTTTTCAAGATAGTTGTCGCCTTTTTTCGTTACGCTGCGACTTTGGTTTCTGGTTCTTCTTTCTGTGGATTTAG
- a CDS encoding IS3 family transposase (programmed frameshift) produces the protein MPRYSTERKASVLKKLLPPENRPIPDVAAEEGISEGTLYNWRQQAKEKGIPVPGSGKQSEDWSAEAKFAVVVETASLSEAALSEYCRSKGLYPEQVQAWRAACIQGTLTDAERRKQEREEARRAKKRIKELEKDLHRKEKALAETTALLVLKKKAECPLGRGQRGRMTPAPERRQLIGWIEEAVAAGARRGRACAEVGISLRTLQRWTAQGAPQEDRRPDAQRPEPHNKLAEEERQAILAACNSPEFASKPPGQIVPTLADRGEYIASESSFYRTLRDADQLHHRGRSKSRKKRKAPATFVAEAPNQVWTWDITYLPSSVKGLYYYLYLVEDIYSRKGVVWEVHESESGEHAAVLIQRAMLREQCFCSPPVLHSDNGAPMKSQTLQTKLYDLGIQASHSRPRVSNDNPYSESLFRTVKYCPRWPSEGFASLDEARQWVERFMHWYNHEHLHSGIKYVTPADRHDGKDVALLSEREKVYKLARERNPSRWSGETRDWTPVGAVALNPQKEEPETKVAA, from the exons ATGCCCCGTTATTCCACAGAACGCAAAGCCTCAGTGTTGAAGAAGCTGCTGCCGCCGGAGAACCGGCCCATCCCGGACGTCGCGGCGGAAGAAGGCATCAGCGAAGGCACCCTGTACAATTGGCGCCAGCAAGCCAAAGAGAAGGGTATACCGGTGCCGGGTAGTGGTAAACAGAGCGAAGATTGGTCGGCGGAAGCCAAGTTCGCGGTCGTCGTTGAAACCGCCAGTCTCAGCGAAGCCGCGCTGAGTGAGTATTGCCGCAGCAAGGGGCTGTACCCGGAGCAGGTACAGGCCTGGAGGGCGGCCTGTATTCAAGGCACGTTGACCGATGCCGAGCGCCGCAAACAGGAGCGGGAAGAGGCGCGGCGGGCCAAGAAGCGCATCAAGGAGTTAGAGAAGGATCTTCACCGAAAGGAAAAGGCCCTCGCGGAAACGACAGCGCTGCTGGTGTTGA AGAAAAAAGCTGAATGCCCTCTGGGGAGAGGACAGCGGGGAAGAATGACCCCGGCCCCGGAGCGGCGTCAACTGATTGGGTGGATAGAAGAGGCTGTGGCTGCGGGTGCCCGCAGAGGCCGGGCCTGTGCGGAGGTTGGGATCAGTCTGCGGACCCTGCAGCGCTGGACTGCCCAGGGGGCGCCGCAAGAAGACCGGCGACCCGATGCACAGAGGCCAGAGCCACACAACAAACTGGCGGAAGAGGAACGGCAGGCGATCCTGGCCGCGTGCAACAGTCCGGAGTTTGCCAGCAAGCCACCGGGCCAGATAGTGCCCACGCTGGCGGACCGCGGCGAGTATATTGCGTCAGAATCGAGCTTCTACCGAACGTTAAGGGATGCGGACCAACTGCATCATCGCGGACGGTCGAAGTCCAGGAAGAAACGCAAGGCCCCCGCCACCTTTGTGGCCGAGGCGCCCAACCAAGTGTGGACCTGGGACATCACCTATTTGCCGTCATCGGTGAAGGGGCTGTATTACTACCTGTATCTGGTGGAAGACATCTATAGCCGTAAGGGCGTGGTCTGGGAAGTACACGAGAGCGAGTCCGGCGAACATGCGGCGGTGCTGATACAGCGGGCTATGCTGCGGGAGCAGTGTTTTTGCAGTCCCCCGGTATTGCACTCCGACAACGGCGCGCCGATGAAGTCGCAGACCTTGCAGACCAAGCTGTACGATCTGGGCATCCAGGCTTCGCACAGTCGCCCACGGGTGAGCAACGATAACCCCTACTCGGAATCGTTGTTCCGCACGGTGAAATACTGTCCACGCTGGCCCTCGGAGGGCTTTGCTTCACTGGACGAGGCGAGGCAGTGGGTAGAGAGATTTATGCACTGGTACAACCACGAGCATCTGCATAGTGGCATCAAGTATGTCACCCCGGCGGACAGGCATGACGGCAAGGATGTGGCCCTATTATCCGAGCGGGAGAAAGTCTACAAGCTGGCGAGGGAAAGAAATCCATCGCGCTGGTCTGGAGAGACAAGGGACTGGACACCGGTTGGTGCAGTGGCCCTAAATCCACAGAAAGAAGAACCAGAAACCAAAGTCGCAGCGTAA
- a CDS encoding TonB-dependent receptor: protein MFKQRLLCSSIATVTALGGLQAAQAQDAELIEEIVITGVRASLKKAIDIKQEKFQIVDSIVAEDIGKFPDNNVVEALQRVSGVQVTDRGTGEVNRVAIRGLDDVTTTINGRQIFTSAGRAVALADIPASLLKSVDVYKTRSANQIESGIAGQIDIHTQRPFDFSGSKVVLAGRGIQQEQADSTDPNLSGLFSNRWETSAGEFGALVNVSYAETNYRDQSITPGALVPFVTADAPDGWAPYERIFLTDGRVSEDPIWQAGLESGLPYGAGSTLQMNGEEVEYVLGRDAIFASDFTGERKRPAANISLQWAPNERSEYLFEAFYNGYRNESFNSLMFSFADWWGDASDLPRGGEVEFYPGTNVVKARDVAAPYGFTSGDLTESKTDSYVYALGGKWDISDSFRLESELVYQDSEFESNFVAMRTDRVAYGIGVDFNSGGGMPDLEFYDNPATEVDESDLTDTSQWNVAQLYDNGDSSEGDAVTLTLDGELDVNFGWVNLLSFGLRHDVRGASEATRGQDRHIADLAAQGRGVSFSELNEDAVYTSRSFFDGRTDIPSSWVVANGHYLSDHIDEVRALYGFEAEPLETTFDIDETTTSLYVQADFETELVGRVLDGQFGLRYVTADTDMTFYDIDVDPGLPGYESDASASNSKLLPSFVARYHLTDDLMARFAYTETLRRPNFDQLNSFIYYFDDVTNIGYGTASSGNPDLKPVESQNFDLSLEWYFSDASALYGTLFRRNVDGFVYDSVRRVTYQAPDADAPYPYILSQPDNSSDGVLEGLELGLIYFPENLPELLDGFGIQASYTALDSEQNIPVYDEQGNKIGTDETPVFGVSDSSYSVVLAYDKGSLDMRLSYVWRDDFLNNYEARQFANPLGVYRKAETSMDFQASYDVTDSLLITFDATNLTDEEYQSYYEEPTIYNFGSAIYSRTFALGARYSF, encoded by the coding sequence ATGTTCAAACAGCGTTTGCTCTGTTCCTCCATAGCCACGGTGACTGCCCTGGGTGGCCTGCAGGCCGCCCAGGCGCAGGATGCGGAACTGATAGAGGAGATTGTGATTACTGGCGTTCGTGCCAGTTTGAAGAAGGCGATCGACATCAAGCAGGAGAAGTTCCAGATTGTCGATTCCATCGTTGCTGAGGACATCGGCAAATTCCCCGACAATAACGTGGTGGAAGCCCTACAGCGGGTTTCCGGTGTGCAGGTGACCGATCGCGGAACCGGCGAGGTGAACAGGGTTGCCATCCGTGGCCTTGACGACGTCACCACCACCATCAACGGCCGTCAGATCTTTACTTCAGCCGGTCGCGCCGTAGCGCTTGCGGATATTCCGGCGAGCCTGCTGAAGAGCGTGGATGTCTACAAGACCCGTTCCGCCAACCAGATCGAAAGCGGCATAGCCGGCCAGATCGATATTCACACCCAGCGTCCGTTCGACTTTAGCGGTAGCAAAGTGGTACTGGCGGGGCGCGGGATCCAGCAGGAACAAGCGGACTCCACCGATCCGAACCTGAGCGGCTTGTTCAGCAATCGCTGGGAAACCAGCGCCGGCGAATTCGGTGCGCTGGTGAACGTTTCCTATGCTGAAACCAATTACCGCGACCAGAGTATTACCCCCGGCGCCTTAGTACCTTTCGTAACTGCTGATGCCCCCGATGGCTGGGCGCCCTACGAGCGTATCTTCCTCACCGATGGACGCGTGAGCGAAGATCCCATCTGGCAGGCGGGCCTGGAATCTGGTCTGCCCTACGGCGCCGGCTCCACTCTGCAGATGAACGGCGAGGAAGTGGAGTACGTGCTTGGCCGCGATGCCATTTTCGCGAGTGATTTCACCGGCGAACGCAAGCGCCCTGCAGCTAATATTTCTCTGCAGTGGGCTCCAAACGAGCGCTCCGAGTATCTGTTTGAGGCTTTCTACAACGGCTACCGCAACGAGTCATTCAACTCGCTGATGTTCTCCTTCGCAGACTGGTGGGGTGACGCTTCCGACTTACCGCGCGGTGGTGAGGTAGAGTTTTATCCGGGTACGAATGTAGTCAAGGCCCGTGATGTGGCGGCGCCATACGGTTTTACCAGCGGCGATCTGACTGAAAGCAAAACTGACAGCTACGTTTATGCGCTGGGCGGCAAGTGGGATATCAGCGACAGCTTCCGCCTGGAGTCTGAACTCGTTTACCAGGACAGCGAATTCGAGTCCAATTTCGTTGCCATGCGTACCGATCGCGTAGCCTATGGCATAGGTGTGGACTTTAACAGCGGCGGCGGCATGCCGGACCTGGAATTCTACGACAACCCGGCCACTGAGGTGGATGAGAGCGATCTGACCGACACTTCCCAGTGGAATGTTGCCCAGTTGTACGATAACGGTGATAGCAGCGAAGGGGATGCGGTCACCCTAACCTTGGATGGTGAGCTGGATGTGAATTTTGGCTGGGTCAACCTTCTTAGCTTTGGTCTGCGCCATGACGTGCGTGGGGCTTCCGAAGCTACTCGTGGACAGGATCGCCATATCGCCGATCTGGCTGCGCAAGGCCGAGGTGTATCGTTCAGCGAGCTCAACGAGGATGCGGTGTACACCAGCCGTAGTTTCTTCGACGGCCGTACAGATATTCCCAGCTCTTGGGTGGTGGCTAATGGCCACTATCTGAGCGATCATATTGACGAAGTCCGCGCACTCTACGGCTTCGAAGCGGAACCGCTGGAAACCACTTTCGATATCGACGAGACCACTACGTCTCTGTACGTGCAGGCAGACTTCGAAACCGAGCTCGTCGGCAGGGTACTGGATGGCCAGTTCGGCCTGCGCTATGTCACTGCCGATACCGATATGACGTTTTACGATATCGATGTGGATCCGGGATTGCCGGGTTATGAGAGCGATGCGTCCGCCAGCAATTCCAAACTGCTGCCGAGCTTCGTCGCCCGCTATCACCTGACTGATGATTTGATGGCGCGTTTCGCCTATACCGAGACACTGCGCCGTCCGAATTTTGATCAACTGAATTCGTTCATCTACTATTTCGATGATGTGACCAATATCGGTTACGGCACCGCCTCCAGCGGCAATCCGGACCTGAAGCCGGTGGAGTCGCAGAACTTCGATCTGTCGCTGGAGTGGTATTTCTCCGATGCCAGTGCGCTTTACGGTACCCTGTTCCGTCGTAATGTGGACGGCTTCGTCTACGATTCGGTGCGCCGCGTTACGTATCAGGCGCCGGATGCGGACGCGCCTTATCCGTACATTCTTTCCCAGCCGGACAACAGTTCCGATGGTGTTCTGGAAGGGCTGGAACTGGGCTTGATCTACTTTCCGGAAAACCTGCCGGAACTACTTGACGGTTTCGGCATTCAGGCCAGCTACACGGCGCTGGATTCCGAACAGAATATCCCGGTATACGACGAACAGGGTAACAAGATTGGTACGGACGAGACTCCGGTATTCGGCGTGTCCGATTCCTCTTACAGTGTAGTATTAGCCTACGACAAAGGATCTCTGGACATGCGTCTGTCCTATGTATGGCGCGACGACTTCCTCAACAACTATGAGGCGCGCCAGTTTGCCAACCCGCTGGGGGTGTATCGTAAGGCGGAGACCAGTATGGATTTCCAGGCGAGTTACGACGTTACGGATAGTTTGCTGATCACCTTTGATGCGACCAACCTGACAGACGAGGAGTATCAGAGCTACTACGAAGAGCCGACCATCTACAATTTCGGTTCCGCTATCTATAGCCGCACCTTTGCATTGGGCGCGCGCTATTCCTTCTGA
- a CDS encoding IS256 family transposase: MKNHDLEQQLKAHVTELAKGVKSEADLNDLTQKLVKMTVEAALGAELDDHLGYDKHDPVGRGSGNSRNGTSSKRLKGQHGEVEINAPRDRSGTFEPQFVRKGQTRLTQMDNQILALYAKGMSTRDIVDAFKEMYDADVSATLVSKVTEQVMETVTEWQSRPLDAVYPIVYLDCIVLKIRQNKRVINKAMYVALGVNMEGQKELLGLWLAETEGAKFWLSVLTELKNRGLQDILIACVDGLKGFPEAIAAEYPETKVQLCIVHMIRNSLKYVSWKDYKAVTADLKEVYTSVTETAAHAELERFAEKWDDKYPQISKSWATHWPNLITLFEYPPEIRKVIYTTNAIESLNSVIRKATKQRKVFPTDDSAMKVVFLAMQSAAKKWTMPIRNWKPALNRFMIEFGDRLTDYQ, encoded by the coding sequence ATGAAAAACCACGACCTGGAACAACAACTCAAAGCCCACGTCACTGAGCTGGCCAAGGGCGTCAAGTCCGAGGCCGACCTGAACGACCTTACCCAGAAGCTGGTGAAGATGACAGTGGAGGCGGCGCTAGGCGCGGAGCTGGACGACCACCTGGGCTACGACAAGCATGATCCAGTAGGGCGTGGTTCCGGCAATAGCCGCAACGGCACCAGCTCCAAACGCCTGAAGGGCCAGCACGGCGAAGTCGAGATCAATGCCCCCAGAGACCGCTCTGGCACCTTCGAGCCCCAGTTTGTGCGCAAAGGGCAAACCCGCCTGACGCAGATGGACAACCAGATTCTGGCGCTGTACGCGAAAGGGATGAGCACCCGCGATATCGTGGATGCTTTCAAGGAGATGTACGATGCGGACGTCTCGGCAACACTCGTCTCCAAGGTCACCGAGCAGGTCATGGAGACGGTCACCGAGTGGCAGAGCCGCCCCCTTGATGCCGTCTACCCGATTGTCTACCTGGACTGCATCGTTCTGAAAATCCGCCAGAACAAGCGGGTCATCAACAAGGCCATGTACGTCGCCCTTGGCGTCAACATGGAGGGACAGAAGGAGCTGCTGGGTCTGTGGCTGGCGGAAACGGAAGGCGCCAAGTTCTGGCTATCCGTACTCACCGAGCTGAAGAACCGCGGACTGCAAGACATCCTGATCGCCTGCGTGGATGGCCTGAAAGGCTTCCCGGAAGCCATCGCGGCGGAATACCCGGAGACCAAGGTTCAACTGTGCATTGTGCACATGATCCGTAACTCGCTGAAATACGTTTCCTGGAAGGACTACAAGGCCGTAACGGCTGACCTGAAGGAGGTCTACACCTCAGTTACCGAAACGGCAGCACACGCGGAGCTGGAGCGCTTTGCGGAGAAGTGGGACGACAAGTACCCGCAGATCAGCAAGTCCTGGGCAACCCACTGGCCAAACCTGATCACTCTGTTTGAGTATCCGCCAGAGATCCGGAAAGTGATCTACACCACCAACGCCATTGAGTCCCTAAACAGCGTTATCCGCAAGGCGACGAAACAGCGGAAGGTGTTCCCAACGGACGACTCGGCGATGAAGGTAGTCTTCTTGGCCATGCAGTCCGCAGCGAAAAAGTGGACGATGCCCATCCGCAACTGGAAGCCAGCACTGAACCGTTTTATGATTGAATTTGGTGATCGCTTGACCGATTACCAGTAA